The following proteins come from a genomic window of Dreissena polymorpha isolate Duluth1 chromosome 1, UMN_Dpol_1.0, whole genome shotgun sequence:
- the LOC127864772 gene encoding uncharacterized protein LOC127864772, producing the protein MAQSSATKANILVDIHELITRKCLLSLLEFAVTASRPVDTPSEAWTLDHFLNTSLPQITRTTTGQRNIKLLVPGFGVRANSSSWPLYLISLIIVEILGDNVVPAEIKEKVRRMARCRAELYNTLGSVSDDLYDNQVRDLRIMMEDICEYLQRTDLCSSIENDIENIVHGNIPHDPRNIKVFQDHQEMEKSYRDNIKYFTQEEESLHTRMEQVISILEQRHLDDLTTAQQGGHDLTQKNLPPREEQYSPNLINTMPVVIELVMTGCGNQEQRGRLIRELINIINNEENPAGYQPLLQDKESVRKAFEKVFSGIGEFIAKSGCIQIIVRPKNIAQFFRLLNDCVKGVLTEAMKPIQNIIRKLPGCEHYEQEAVLYRDHYTCVMDDLVSQLTVIVQKKGLIVPKRTTTKPMLEGGKLIMKVECFNEEDRSQFERCVNNGKLRKLFNPLNKLLRDVGKDVGMDAMIDCADTKTSCLPVLITARCDGKLDTFKVKDVRAPSITGFAVVPPYIIGADYINNCIKLFDIETKADIGTPIHMCEPWDVVMIDEENKQVVVSVPASGKLIFVRINENQLVQYNEFVGHDHCRGLAYADNRLYVGYEDPKRQIKVIGLDGNEMRVFSDARFESPWYMAFDEQSKSLYISEVMNSKVYQLNEGGDIVKIINVNKLIETQRGIALKDRSTLYIIGHGLKRKEDFAYEVDIMSGKSKALLRFMNAHPKCVRRYRDSMFLSIYGSERIMQFDISDNPS; encoded by the exons TCCTGTCCTTGCTTGAATTCGCTGTCACCGCAAGCAGACCTGTGGATACTCCATCGGAGGCTTGGACATTAGATCATTTCTTGAATACTAGCTTGCCACAaataacaagaacaacaacaGGCCAAAGGAATATTAAACTGCTTGTTCCTGGGTTTGGTGTTCGAGCAAACTCATCATCGTGGCCGTTATATTTGATATCGCTCATAATTGTAGAGATTTTAGGTGACAATGTTGTACCTGctgaaataaaagaaaaggtCCGTCGGATGGCAAGATGTCGCGCTGAACTGTACAACACGTTAGGGAGTGTATCGGATGATTTGTATGACAACCAGGTTCGAGACCTTCGGATTATGATGGAAGATATTTGCGAATATCTCCAGAGAACGGACCTGTGTTCTTCAATAGAGaatgacatagaaaatattgtaCACGGCAATATTCCACATGATCCTAGAAATATCAAAGTATTTCAAGATCATCAAGAAATGGAAAAGTCTTATAGAGATAACATTAAATACTTCACGCAAG AGGAAGAGAGCCTCCACACTAGAATGGAGCAAGTGATCAGTATTCTTGAGCAGCGTCATCTCGATGATTTAACGACAG CGCAACAAGGCGGTCATGATCTTACTCAAAAGAATTTACCACCACGAGAAGAACAATACTCACCGAACTTAATAA ACACAATGCCGGTTGTAATCGAACTCGTCATGACTGGTTGTGGTAATCAGGAACAACGTGGCCGTCTCATTAGAGAGCTGATCAACATAATAAATAACGAGGAGAATCCAGCCGGCTATCAGCCGCTTCTTCAGGACAAGGAATCTGTCCGCAAAGCATTCGAGAAAGTCTTCTCGGGTATAGGAG AATTCATTGCAAAATCGGGTTGCATACAAATAATTGTACGCCCGAAGAACATTGCACAATTCTTCCGTCTGCTAAACGATTGTGTCAAAGGGGTACTAACAGAGGCGATGAAGCCTATTCAaaatatcatacgaaaattgccTGGATGCGAACATTACGAACAGGAGGCCGTTTTGTACAGAGACCACTATACATGTGTGATGGACGATTTGG TATCGCAGCTCACAGTCATTGTACAGAAAAAAGGCCTGATAGTTCCAAAGAGGACAACTACAAAACCAATGCTTGAAGGTGGAAAGTTGATCATGAAGGTAGAATGTTTCAATGAGGAGGATCGATCACAGTTTGAACGATGTGTGAACAACGGAAAGCTTCGAAAATTGTTCAACCCATTAAATAAATTACTACGAGACGTTGGAAAGGATGTAGGCATGGACGCAATGATTGATTGCGCCG aTACGAAAACCTCATGTCTACCAGTGTTAATAACTGCACg TTGCGATGGGAAATTGGACACGTTTAAAGTGAAAGACGTTCGAGCGCCTTCAATCACAGGATTTGCTGTTGTTCCACCTTATATTATCGGCGCGGATTACATAAACAACTGTATCAAACTGTTTGATATCGAAACCAAAGCAGACATAGGAACACCGATTCATATGTGTGAACCATGGGACGTTGTAATGATAGACGAAGAAAATAAACAGGTTGTTGTGTCTGTTCCTGCAAGCGGAAAGCTTATTTTTGTCAGAATTAACGAAAATCAGCTAGTCCAATACAATGAGTTCGTCGGTCATGACCACTGTCGAGGTCTCGCATACGCCGACAACCGGCTATATGTAGGATATGAAGATCCTAAACGGCAAATCAAAGTTATTGGACTTGATGGAAACGAGATGCGTGTGTTTAGTGATGCCAGGTTCGAATCACCATGGTACATGGCGTTTGATGAACAATCAAAATCTTTGTACATATCTGAGGTAATGAACTCAAAAGTTTACCAATTAAACGAAGGTGGAGATATTGTGAAAATAATCAACGTCAACAAATTAATCGAGACGCAAAGAGGGATAGCACTCAAAGACCGATCCACGTTGTACATTATTGGACATGGATTGAAAAGGAAAGAGGACTTTGCATACGAAGTAGATATTATGTCGGGGAAAAGTAAAGCCCTATTGCGTTTTATGAATGCGCATCCGAAGTGCGTTCGAAGATACAGAGACTCAATGTTCCTGAGTATTTATGGTTCGGAAAGGATCATGCAATTTGACATTTCAGATAATCCTTCTTAA